One window from the genome of Gimesia aquarii encodes:
- a CDS encoding type II secretion system F family protein codes for MQFTYTARSSNGQNQTGELVADSRDEAVIKLRQEGLFLLSLEESDELSKEGLSSSIKKRVTRKEIIYFTNQLAIMVDAGVPVAMALEGISKQVENPTLGTILEEIQKNVEAGSDLSSALADFPRYFDQTYVNLIKASEASGTMPQMLSRIATQAEEEQETIQQVKGALIYPAIMLLMCIGVCIFLLTYVFPKLMPMFAARGAAVPAPTKVMMFVSTMITSYWYLLILFLVLLGVAAYYIRSKDWGKSAIDWTIIRLPVFGTMLKKLAISRSIRTLATTINAGVPMLEAIELSAGVTDNTHFKQSWADIGEQVTTGKQIHEALEGKTLFPPTMQQMIASGESTGRLGMVLNKLSDYFDREVKIAIKSATTLIEPVMVVCMGSIIGFIALAMLLPIFTLSTSH; via the coding sequence ATGCAATTCACTTATACAGCACGAAGCTCAAACGGCCAGAATCAGACTGGCGAACTGGTGGCTGATTCGCGAGATGAAGCAGTGATCAAGCTACGCCAGGAAGGTCTCTTTCTGCTCTCTTTAGAAGAATCGGATGAACTTTCCAAAGAAGGCCTTTCGAGTTCGATCAAAAAACGTGTTACACGAAAAGAAATTATTTATTTTACCAATCAGTTGGCCATCATGGTCGATGCTGGTGTTCCTGTTGCTATGGCACTGGAGGGAATCTCCAAACAGGTCGAAAATCCGACACTAGGCACCATACTGGAAGAGATCCAGAAAAATGTAGAAGCTGGTAGCGATCTTTCTTCTGCATTAGCCGATTTTCCTCGATACTTTGACCAAACATACGTCAATCTGATCAAGGCCAGCGAAGCCAGTGGAACCATGCCTCAAATGTTGAGCCGTATTGCCACTCAGGCGGAAGAAGAACAGGAAACGATACAACAAGTCAAAGGTGCCCTGATCTATCCGGCCATCATGCTGTTGATGTGTATTGGTGTTTGTATTTTTCTATTAACTTATGTTTTTCCCAAGTTGATGCCCATGTTTGCGGCACGTGGAGCAGCAGTACCTGCTCCAACAAAAGTCATGATGTTTGTCTCTACTATGATTACCTCTTATTGGTATTTGTTAATACTATTTTTGGTACTTTTGGGAGTGGCCGCATATTACATTCGGTCAAAAGATTGGGGTAAATCTGCAATTGACTGGACCATTATCCGGTTGCCTGTGTTTGGTACGATGTTAAAAAAACTGGCAATTAGTCGCAGCATTCGGACTTTAGCAACCACTATTAATGCAGGAGTTCCCATGCTCGAAGCCATCGAATTGAGCGCGGGAGTCACGGATAACACTCATTTCAAACAAAGTTGGGCAGATATCGGCGAACAAGTCACAACGGGGAAGCAAATTCATGAAGCACTAGAAGGAAAAACGTTATTTCCTCCCACCATGCAGCAAATGATTGCCTCCGGAGAATCGACGGGGCGTTTGGGGATGGTGTTAAATAAATTAAGCGATTACTTTGATCGGGAAGTAAAAATTGCCATTAAATCAGCTACTACATTGATTGAACCGGTCATGGTAGTTTGCATGGGTTCAA